The Bacillus sp. (in: firmicutes) genome contains a region encoding:
- the leuC gene encoding 3-isopropylmalate dehydratase large subunit codes for MPQTIIEKIWNHHVVYQEEGKPDLLYIDLHLIHEVTSPQAFEGLRQKKRRVRRPDLTFATMDHNVPTLNRNDIQDEIAMRQMTTLEKNCIEFDIPLADLNHPDQGIVHVIGPELGLTQPGKTIVCGDSHTSTNGAFGAIAFGIGTSEVEHVLATQTLWQKRPKTMEVRIEGKLQPGVTAKDVILHFIATYGTDVGTGYIFEYTGEVIRNMSMEERMTICNMSIEAGAKAGLISPDETTISYLYGRKYVPNDVPFEELANEWKRWATDRGATYDRTIIIDASTIAPQVTWGTNPSMGGPIDGVVPSPDDYSTKREQEAVAKALSYMGLQPGTNLSDIEIQHVFIGSCTNSRLSDLQEAARVVRGRKVHPNVRAIVVPGSQHVKRQAEKEGIDQIFKEAGFEWRESGCSMCLGMNNDLVPPGDRCASTSNRNFEGRQGVGARTHLVSPIMAAAAAIYGHFVDVRTLLHEASILS; via the coding sequence ATGCCACAAACGATTATAGAAAAAATTTGGAATCATCATGTGGTCTATCAAGAAGAGGGAAAGCCCGATTTATTATATATTGACCTTCATCTTATTCACGAAGTTACTTCGCCACAAGCGTTTGAAGGGCTCCGGCAAAAAAAGCGACGCGTTCGACGGCCAGATTTAACGTTCGCTACTATGGACCATAACGTCCCGACATTGAACCGTAATGACATTCAAGATGAAATTGCTATGCGGCAAATGACAACATTAGAAAAAAACTGTATAGAATTTGACATTCCGTTAGCGGACCTCAATCACCCGGATCAAGGGATTGTCCATGTCATTGGTCCTGAACTTGGATTAACGCAACCAGGTAAAACGATTGTCTGTGGTGATAGCCACACTTCGACAAATGGTGCGTTTGGAGCAATCGCCTTTGGTATTGGAACGAGTGAAGTGGAGCACGTGTTAGCGACACAAACACTTTGGCAAAAAAGACCGAAAACGATGGAAGTACGAATTGAAGGAAAGCTTCAGCCAGGGGTGACGGCAAAAGATGTGATATTACATTTCATCGCCACATACGGAACAGATGTTGGGACCGGCTATATTTTTGAATATACTGGTGAAGTGATTCGTAATATGAGCATGGAGGAGCGGATGACCATATGCAACATGAGTATCGAAGCCGGTGCTAAAGCTGGTCTCATCTCTCCTGATGAAACAACTATTTCCTATTTATATGGCCGGAAATACGTTCCCAATGATGTTCCGTTTGAAGAATTAGCCAACGAGTGGAAAAGGTGGGCCACCGATCGAGGAGCAACCTACGATCGCACAATTATTATAGATGCATCCACTATTGCGCCACAGGTTACTTGGGGAACCAACCCATCGATGGGGGGACCTATTGATGGGGTAGTCCCATCCCCAGATGATTATTCGACAAAACGTGAACAAGAAGCTGTGGCGAAAGCTCTTTCTTATATGGGCTTACAGCCAGGTACCAACCTATCGGACATTGAGATTCAACATGTGTTTATTGGTTCTTGTACGAATTCTCGTCTTAGTGATTTACAGGAAGCTGCTCGAGTGGTGAGAGGAAGGAAAGTGCACCCGAATGTTCGGGCCATTGTTGTTCCTGGTTCCCAACACGTAAAGCGACAAGCTGAAAAAGAAGGAATTGACCAAATTTTTAAAGAGGCTGGATTTGAATGGCGAGAATCTGGTTGTAGTATGTGCCTAGGAATGAACAATGACCTCGTTCCTCCAGGGGATCGTTGCGCCTCTACGTCTAATCGAAATTTTGAAGGACGACAAGGGGTAGGTGCACGTACACATCTTGTTAGTCCGATCATGGCGGCCGCCGCTGCGATTTATGGACATTTTGTCGATGTACGTACCTTGTTACACGAAGCATCTATTTTATCTTAA
- the leuD gene encoding 3-isopropylmalate dehydratase small subunit, which translates to MKPFTTVTGKVCPLDYANVDTDQIIPKQFLKRIERTGYGQYLFYDWRFDHDGKTLSSFPLNQEAYKDASILLTGPNFGCGSSREHAPWALSDFGIRAIISPSFADIFYQNCLKNGLLPITLDEQTVEKLMNKAKEEPIIMTIQLEEQQIVVDGLTPITFTIDPYWKQMLVNGWDEIQLTLNYESYISSYENKSTLGR; encoded by the coding sequence ATGAAACCATTTACAACCGTTACCGGAAAAGTATGTCCGCTTGACTACGCTAATGTAGATACCGATCAAATTATTCCGAAACAATTTTTAAAGCGAATTGAACGTACGGGATATGGTCAATATTTATTCTATGATTGGCGTTTTGATCATGATGGAAAGACGCTATCATCCTTTCCATTAAATCAGGAAGCATATAAAGATGCATCCATTTTACTGACAGGTCCAAATTTTGGCTGTGGCTCGTCTAGGGAACATGCCCCGTGGGCGCTATCAGACTTTGGAATCCGTGCGATTATTTCACCGAGCTTTGCAGATATTTTTTATCAAAACTGTCTTAAAAACGGGCTATTACCTATTACATTGGATGAACAAACTGTCGAAAAATTAATGAACAAGGCGAAAGAAGAACCAATCATCATGACAATCCAATTAGAAGAACAACAAATTGTTGTCGATGGATTAACCCCTATTACTTTTACCATCGATCCTTATTGGAAACAGATGTTAGTAAATGGTTGGGATGAAATTCAATT